Part of the Parambassis ranga chromosome 16, fParRan2.1, whole genome shotgun sequence genome, GTTAAGAGAGAGGAGGTTGAGGGTACAGCAGAAAAGACGCTTCTTGTTGGTTGGCCAATCATGGGTTTGCTCTGACCATACAAGTCTAAAATCTGCTGTTGATCAGAAGAGTAGGAGGGAGCTCTAAGCTGATGTTCCGATGATGAAGAGCACCACTAAATAAGGCCATTTGCAGAGTTGGCTTCAGTAAATGAAGGGACAAAGGAGGAAGACTTTCATAATCTCAGTATGTTTCCACATGACTAAATCTTGTCATCAACCCTGCCATCTTGCACACCTCCTGTTTTGCTCCTGCTCCTTGTTACAGTGCAGACTCTGAATAGAGAGCTCCTGATGACCCATGTGGTGCCACTAATCGACGTAGCgatgctgaggaggaggagcttaaATCTCCACAGCTGCGCAGGTGGATCCCCTCTGGTGCCCGGCTGCTGTGGTGCCGGTTGTGTCGACTGTCACTATGGGAATGGTGATGTCCACggtgatgaggatgatgggAATGGTGGTTGGGGTGCCCTCGGCTGGCACTCCAGGGGGCCCGCAACATCTGATGATAATTTTAGAGGCAAAGGTTTGGACTAAGCAGAATGTTTCCCCACAGAAGCACTGAATGTAGTGAATCAGAACTTGTTGTCATACCTGCTCCAGAGGCAGGTGGTTGGTGGCAGCGCCGTCAGCTCCACTCCTCCTTTTAGGTCCCTGCACTGTGCTCCCAGCATGCTCAGAGGAGGGTGACAGATTGCGTTTGGAGCGCTGTAGGAAGCGAGCCACCAGAACTCGAGTAACCTAAAAGAAAAAGTAAAGCGATCAGTGAATGAGTTTGAAAGAGCAACATTTTATTCCTGACTTACCTTAAGGTCTCCAAGGGAACGGTGGCAATCTTTAGGTATATGTACTGGTGATGTTGGTGCAGGTTTGGACGGGATGTGCACTCCTGTGGCGGCTGTTTTCATACTGCCTTTCCTGGGCAGAGCTGCGACAGGTGGCAAAGAGGTGCGGGGCAACAGACACGCTTCAGAGGATGGAACTTTGAGAAGAAGGAATATAAgagataaatgtgtttttattcacttATTGCCACAAATAGAAGCTTACTGTGTGGTGATAAATGGCTGCCATTAGCTGCATATGTATTGAGATATATCTCATAAAAACAACCTAGAtgtgttttaattaaataacAAATAGTTAAAAGACACAAAGGTGATAATAGGGTGATAATAATTTGCAGATCACATCTCAGAATCTCAGATAGAAGAGCTCACCTGTGTCTGTAGATGCTTTGCTCCCTCCAGAGCCAAAGTCAACTAGAGAACATTGGGTATGAAATCAGATGAGAGGTGTCACGCCAACGCAATGGATGTGTATTCATGTTGGTGTCTACCTCACCTGTATCTGTTGAGGAGCAGAGACCTGGCTCACTGTGTGACCGCACAAGCCGTAGGAAACCTTCACTGTCCTGTCTCATAGTCTCTccatctttttcattttttcctgcCTTTCGTCGAAGGTACAGGGGTTGACGTGCAAGGGGCGGCCCATTCCCGTGTTCAGTGGCAGGTGAGGAGGATGAAGTattgggagcagaggaggccaGGACAGCTCCTTGGTTTGAGGGGGTGGAGGGGCGAACTCGAATCTCTGGGATGGAGGATTGTTGCTGGGAGGTGGAGCTCCCTATTGCTTCCAGCTGGGAACAGCTGCTGGCTAGCATGGCCTGGCGACGCAGTACTGGAGACCTGCTCAGCAGAGCACAacatcatttctgtgtgtggttTAACTACGTTCACCAAGCATAGTAGGTATTAGCTGTTTGTCCTCACCTGTACGTGGTGGTGGCTGTGCTGGGTGATGAGCAGGAGTTGGACCTCTCTCCTCTGAGGAATCGCCTGGCTCTCGGCCCTCCTGCCAGTGGACTCTCTGGGGTCTGAGAAGCTGGACCCCGAAAGCTGATGTAATCACCTCCATCTCCCCCATCTCTTCCTTCACTGCAGGTTCTGTTGCCCCTCTCCCCCTGGTTCCGTAGCCCAACCTCCATCAGACATGAGTCCTCAGAGGGGGAGGAATCATCAGGGATGTCCACAATCTCTGACATTAACAGGGATCCACTGTCCATAGACActaaagagagggagaagacaTTTATAACAGGGTGCAGATTGCAACCAAAACAGTAGTTCCTCCTGAAATACTTCTGCAGAACACCCAAAATCCAGCTGGATCATGTTCTGAGATACAACATGTTATCTCTGTGAAGGAGGACCTTCAGCCTGCATAAATATGAAGGTTCGTACCATATGCAAACATTAGCAACACAAGCAAATCTGCCTACATCATCAATTAGATTTGCTATTATGACTGGCTCGGAGCACAATATCTCACTACTTACTATGTACCATTTCTTAGTGAATCTGAATTGGTCCTCTCCAGAATCAAAAAATAATGTAGCCATGTAAAAATGAACCTGGTCCTTTCAAACATCCTGATTTTGATCCACTACAATATGACACCTGCCATGTTGAAAACATCATGTGATCGTTTTTGTACCTTCTCCACTGAAGGCAGTAGaggttcctctctctccagacAGCTCAGTGCCATGGGGGTCAAACATGGTTGCCTTGGTAgtcaaaaagaaacaagaatCAGCATGGAACATCACTCATGTCACAGACatcctgacacaaacacacatatcgCTCACCTGACTGGCAGCTCTTTGTCCCATCACAGCTTCATAAGGAGGGGGGCAGTCAGTGGGGTAGAGAGGAACGGGGCTCTCCATGGAGCCATTATAAGTGATGCTGCAAGTTGATACAAACATATTATTTCCTTTAGGCGCATCATGAACATGAATGGTATGCAAATATGCAAAGAATACATTTAAATGCTTGCTTGGTACCTCTGAGCATCTgtctcagagctgcaggtgtaCTCAGGAGGGTAGTATGGGGGTGGAGGGATGGGTGGAACAAACTCCTCAAAGTCCATGATGTTGGTCAAGAAGGCATCCTGAGGAGTGGTGCATTCTGGATTGACTGAACGAGAGCGGTGTGGGGCGAGCTAGATGGGAACAGCAGGAGACACATTAACCTTGTGTCTCCTGCTAGCAGTGTTTCTAGTTTGTAAGGTACTTGTCATtgtaaaaaaaaggctgcaggTTAAGTAGAAAATGTGCTGCGTTTGTACTCACCAGGTGAATGAGGTCCAGGGAGAATATATGGATACTGCAGGTCACAGTGGACAGCGTACAAATGATGGTGGAGAGAATGCTGAGACCACATGCACTGAACAAAAGGTCCTGCAGAGAAATACAAACGAGATGTTTTTGGCATTTTAGTTGTTGAAATATGTAAATTTCTATGTTCAAGTGTGATTACTAGTATGTATGAGACCCCCACCTTCAGCTGATGTCTGACTGAGTGGCAATCGGCATTCAGGGAGAGGACCAGGGTCTCCTCTGTGATGGAGCAGGGATGAGTGGgtgcacaacaaacacactgaccatGCTCCACCTACACTCAGTGGATCAGTGAgcgaatcacacacacaaaaaaacaatattcacaGTTATTCTTGGCATCTTCTCTGTGCAGCTGGCTAGCAGCGTGAAAGACAACATGTGCACAGTGTTGTGTACCTGGCAGGTGAGCATAGACTTCACCATCTGTGCATTCTGACAGGAGAGCATTGATCCAGCCAAACTGAGGATCACGcacactgcagacagcagcatgaacagtgacacctgtggagGTACACAGAGACGATGTTTGACTCACAGCAGGGTGTTCGAGCTTTAACCGAGGAGTACCATGAGTGTAAGACCATAGCAAACTGCAGAGAATACACTCATCATTAATGAATGAAAACTACAGTTTCAAGGCATGGTTGATAAGTTTATGGTTTATTGAGTGAATCTGGCCATCTCTGGCCATGTTCTCTGTCAAAGGGGCCAACCACTGAGGTCGTTCTAGTTGACTCATGTGACCATGCTGTGAGGTGGAGCTCTGCCACCACATCTATGAGACATGTTTACCCTGTTGAGACCATGATACTGGATGACAACAACTTTCCAAACAGAGGTGACATAATTGCATAATTAGGCATCTCTTTAGGGCCAGATCTTATCAATCACACCTCCAATCATTTTAACCTCAGATATTAAGCCAGCAAAGTCCTTCAATGTCTATACATACCACCAGTGTCAGAGGTTTCCTCCATGAGATTATTCCAACTATACCTGACGCCACCACctgaaaacagacagcacatccGACTATGACATGTCACCGATTTAATCCTTATGCTGTTAATGCTGCATACTGTCAGTTAAATTCATACTTACAAAGAAGCCAGCCCAGAACGGACAGGACTGCCTCACGCGGGCGGAAGAGGTGAAGGCCATGCTGGTGAAAGAGAAGGCCAGGACCATGGCTCCCAGGCCCAGGTGGCACAGCCCCAGGTAGAGGAGCAGACGGGCCCCACCAGGCCCCCGGCCTGACATGCCCCTACGGCTGTCCGACCAACCGCGAGACCCTGAGGCTGAAGCCACGCTGCTAGAGTCTGAAGGTGAAGGCATGGCtggcttgtctgtgtgtgtatggaggaGGCTGGGAGAGGTTTCAAGCTCACACCTTGTGGGGGCTCTTATAAAAGTTGTGTGGGTAGAAGCACACTAGGGCAGATGAGGAAGAGTCATAAATGCTGGCTTCAGGGCTTTACTCATACAATTATGCACCAAACTCTGCACTGGCAGGTGCAATAGGTCCTGCGCAAGATCCCATGGTGCGCACTATAGTCCAGTCAGTGAGTCCAAGAACTTTGTCAGCAGAAAGTGGAGAACTGAGCAGCCACTACACAGTCACAGCCACCGTACTCACCCTATTTGGAGTTTCAGCCATGATTGCTTTAGTCGATACAGGCCGTGCAGTTCACAGAGTACAGTGTGTGCCATTCACCTGCGCTCTGCTTAAAAGCACACTGATGGAGCAATTTCCCTTTTCAGTCTTCACATTATTGCTTTACTCGTGTGCTTttcactgcctcctcctctccatcttctaTCTTCTACCTCTCCCTCCTTTCGCCCGTGGCATTGCGGTAACTGGAGACCTGAGCAGGCCGCAGATTCTGAAGCATCCCAAAGAAAGCAGCTGATCGCTCGTTGTTTCCCCACGCAGAGGTGACATGTGGCGGTCAGCctgtgtgtccactcaggaggAACAACATCAGGACGCGTGCGCTTCCCTTCTCACGACCTTATGTCGTTAGGGCTTCATCCTGtcacagaaaaggaaaagaaatgcGGCGCGGTGGAGATTCAAGCTCCGAGATCACATCGGTTCGCTCGGGAGGGAAATGAGACTAATTACCTCGACATGGAGAGGAAAAATATCTTTCATCGATTTTCAAACTGCGCCAAAAATAGCACTCAGGCTGGACCGAGTATTCCTCACAGGTTTCGTTCTTTAACAACATCACCTCGGGGGTTTTGCGGTGGTCCACACGCACCtacacccccctcctccccctccaccgCTTCTTTCCTCCCTGCAGTCACGCGGGCATCTCGTTTAgctcgtgtgtttgtgttggagtgTATCCCGGACGTTTACCTCACTGCCTCCCGCCAGACCCCGCACGAACGTAACAGCATCGTCTAAATGTCCGGGTTAAAATCCATCCGAGTGTTATCTGTATTTCCTTCTTTCCGCTCGCCCCTCCCCTCCGCTGCCTGCTCGTCTTTTCTTCGGCACAGCTTTGACACTGGGTGAAGAACGTATCGTGTTTGCAAACTAAAACCTGCCCTGCGTGATGACAAGGCACGCTGAACGTGCAAGCAACTTGGAGATGCGGCAGAGCGCGCGCACACGCTCGTGGTGCTGATGCTGGGAAGGAGGGGTGGTTGCCTAgagacaggctgcagctccgGATGCTGCAGCAAGGGAAACAACGAAACCAGCGGCTGTATTGGCAGGATACTGGTTAAAAGGAGGCGGCAGGGGTTCCCAGGAAGtgagaacaaacaaaaacaatcaatcatTGTTTGTTaaagtttgactttttaaattaaattaaatttagttTGGCTTATTTTAAGATGTCACTGTAAGTATTACATATAACTTTTAATACAGGTTTTACATGTATCCATCTCACATTTAAACATCTTTCTAGATCCCTATATAGATGACATTAAAGGTCTTTCAGTGCATTTTATAGGAAGACTTTACACAGATTATCACtgattcctttttttattgaacAAGCATCAGGTCTGGAAAGTATACATACAAAATCTTGTGGCGGTGCAGGAAGGCAAAGAGTGTGGAAGAAGCACAAAGGAAAGAAGATACAGGCAATTCAGTGAGAAAATAGCTGTCAGGATCACACAGATGCTACAAACACAGTCATTGTGAATGATCTGATAACTGCCCAAAGACGAACACTCAGACACAGTTAATGTGTGGTTTTCAGGTATTTACCAGGCACTTTAGAAAAAAGGCAAGACCCACTAAATCAATTCAAAATGAGGTGTGACGTAtgagtgctgctgcttcctaaACATTCACATCCTGTCCTATCACTTGCTTTGCCCATCCTTCTTTCATCTCCTTAATCATCTTCTCATATTGCACTTATCTCTGTTCCTATCCTTCCTATTTCTACATGCTCAATCCAATCATTTATTCAAACAAGGCTTGCCTACCACAGTGTTTGTTTCAGATTCAACACCAGGCGACCAGCATCAGTTCGATTCATTCAAGAGCCTTTTCTTATTTTCTCATTGGATGAAATAAGGGAGTGTCCATGTGATTGCTTTAGGATATTAAATAATTACTGACATCTGTTCCTGCCCATCTTTGTAAATGAATTATAATAATGCCGAGACAATCACAACAGTTTTCAAGGGATGAAAACAACTTAAATGTTTAAAGCTTGACTTTCAGTCatgaatcatcatcataatcagTCACAACATTAAAGCCACTGTGGCTGTGTATGTGTTCTAAAACAATGCTTAGGATGGTGGTATGTGTCACAGTAACATCCACATCCTGCAAACACTggtctttttttaatctgatcCAGGGCTGGAACTGTTATGTAGGGCTTCCTCACCATTaattggttattttttttttactcttgaCTTTACTCTTGTTCTGTAAGAATTTATTTGATGTGGAAAATTAGAAGACGTCTACTAGGTCCTCCAGAGGCACCATACTCCTGTGAAATAACTGCTCATATGCTGTGAAACATCTACTGGCTAATCAGCAGAGTCTATTCTGAGGGCTGGAATTTAACACACACTCAATGATATGAGAAGGTTGCAGTAGTTCTTCTGTGGGATTTAAACACAAGGGCCAGCCTTTGTTTGTTATGCACACCCATGATGATGTCTGGCTGTCCATAATCCTGTTGCTGGTCTTTCTTTAATCACTTTTGGTACTTACCACTGAACAAGACCTGCTGTTTCAGAGACTCTCTGACCGAGCCCAGCCACCAGAGTTCCCTTATAAAAGTCACTCTGATTTGTGCTGCCTCAACTATCCCACACCACACAATCCTCACCAGTGAGTAGTTTTAATGATGTGACTGATCAGTGTATTTAACACAGAAGATGTGGGAATAAGAGGCCTTCTTCACTGTGGTTAGCGTATAAGACATTGATTTAGACTACAATTTGCGTGCATTATCTTTAAGATGCATGGGTCTCTtttactaaaaaataaaaaaggaatgaCAAAACCTGAAGTCTACCATTGgtcaaaacatttttacatcaaacctctgctctgtgtgtgggcTCCTAAAAGCTGCATGTGCTCACACATATGAAAAAAGACAtggtaacatttaaaaaaggaatTGTAGTGTGGTTATAAGCCAGAGAAATACAGTGTTGAAATAATATTAACAGGGATGATGGGGACCGAGTTTTGATATCCTGTCAGGCACATTGATTTTTCATGGCTTTAGCACTCTCACAGTAGATGTCACAGGAAAGACTTTCAGCTGCAAATACAGGCACTGGCTGAAATGACATAAATTATATGTGGGCACAGTGGATTTTCTTGTGGAACAACAGCTCAAAACTTAGAAAGGCAGTACACTGAAGTGTAGGCAGAGAGCACAGCTTTAgcacctgtatgtgtgttgtatgtttGAGCCCACCAGATGGAGACAACGGGGCTCTCCATGGAGCCATTATAAGTGATGCTGCAAGTTGATACAAACATATTATTTCCTTTAGGCGCATCATGAACATGAATGGTATGCAAATATGCAAAGAATACATTTAAATGCTTGCTTGGTACCTCTGAGCATCTgtctcagagctgcaggtgtaCTCAGGAGGGTAGTATGGGGTTGGAGGGATGGGTGGAACAAACTCCTCAAAGTCCATGATGTTGGTCAAGAAGGCATCCTGAGGAGTGGTGCATTCTGGATTGACTGAACGAGAGCGGTGTGGGGCGAGCTAGATGGGAACAGCAGGAGACACATTAACCTTGTGTCTCCTGCTAGCAGTGTTTCTAGTTTGTAAGGTACTTGTCATtgtaaaaaaaaggctgcaggTTAAGTAGAAAATGTGCTGCGTTTGTACTCACCAGGTGAATGAGGTCCAGGGAGAATATATGGATACTGCAGGTCACAGTGGACAGCGTACAAATGATGGTGGAGAGAATGCTGAGACCACATGCACTGAACAAAAGGTCCTGCAGAGAAATACAAACGAGATGTTTTTGGCATTTTAGTTGTTGAAATATGTAAATTTCTATGTTCAAGTGTGATTACTAGTATGTATGAGACCCCCACCTTCAGCTGATGTCTGACTGAGTGGCAATCGGCATTCAGGTAGAGGACCagggtctcctcctctgtgatggaGCAGGGATGAGTGGgtgcacaacaaacacacagaccatgCTCCACCTACACTCAGTGGATCAGTgagtgaatcacacacacaaaaaaacaatattcacaGTTATTCTTGGCATCTTCTCTGTGCAGCTGGCTAGCAGCGTGAAAGACAACACGTGCACAGTGTTGTGTACCTGGCAGGTGAGCATAGACTTCACCATCTGTGCATTCTGACAGGAGAGCATTGATCCAGCCAAACTGAGGATCACGcacactgcagacagcagcatgaacagtgacacctgtggagGTACACAGAGACGATGTTTGACTCACAGCAGGGTGTTCGAGCTTTAACCGAGGAGTACCATGAGTGTAAGACCATAGCAAACTGCAGAGAATACACTCATCATTAATGAATGAAAACTACAGTTTCAAGGCATGGTTGATAAGTTTATGGTTTATTGAGTGAATCTGGCCATCTCTGGCCATGTTCTCTGTCAAAGGGGCCAACCACTGAGGTCGTTATAGTTGACTCATGTGACCATGCTGTGAGGTGGAGCTCTGCCACCACATCTATGAGACATGTTTACCCTGTTGAGACCATGATACTGGATGACAACAACTTTCCAAACAGAGGTGACATAATTGCATAATTAGGCATCTCTTTAGGGCCAGATCTTATCAATCACACCTCCAATCATTTTAACCTCAGATATTAAGCCAGCAAAGTCCTTCAATGTCTATACATACCACCAGTGTCAGAGGTTTCCTCCATGAGATTATTCCAACTATACCTGACGCCACCACctgaaaacagacagcacatccGACTATGACATGTCACCGATTTAATCCTTATGCTGTTAATGCTGCATACTGTCAGTTAAATTCATACTTACAAAGAAGCCAGCCCAGAACGGACAGGACTGCCTCACGCGGGCGGAAGAGGTGAAGGCCATGCTGGTGAAAGAGAAGGCCAGGACCATGGCTCCCAGGCCCAGGTGGCACAGCCCCAGGTAGAGGAGCAGACGGGCCCCACCAGGCCCCCGGCCTGACATGCCCCTACGGCTGTCCGACCAACCGCGAGACCCTGAGGCTGAAGCCACGCTGCTAGAGTCTGAAGGTGAAGGCATGGCtggcttgtctgtgtgtgtatggaggaGGCTGGGAGAGGTTTCAAGCTCACACCTTGTGGGGGCTCTTATAAAAGTTGTGTGGGTAGAAGCACACTAGATGAGGAAGAGTCATAAATGCTGGCTTCAGGGCTTTACTCACACAATTATGCACCAAACTCTGCACTGGCAGGTGCAATAGGTCCTGCGCAAGATCCCATGGTGCGCACTATAGTCCAGTCAGTGAGTCCAAGAACTTTGTCAGCAGAAAGTGGAGAACTGAGCAGCCACTACACAGTCACAGCCACCGTACTCACCCTATTTGGAGTTTCAGCCATGATTGCTTTAGTCGATACAGGCCGTGCAGTTCACAGAGTACAGTGTGTGCCATTCACCTGCGCTCTGCTTAAAAGCACACTGATGGAGCAATTTCCCTTTTCAGTCTTCACATTATTGCTTTACTCGTGTGCTTttcactgcctcctcctctccatcttctaTCTTCTACCTCTCCCTCCTTTCGCCCGTGGCATTGCGGTAACTGGAGACCTGAGCAGGCCGCAGATTCTGAAGCATCCCAAAGAAAGCAGCTGATCGCTCGTTGTTTCCCCACGCAGAGGTGACATGTGGCGGTCAGCctgtgtgtccactcaggaggAACAACATCAGGACGCGTGCGCTTCCCTTCTCACGACTCTTATGTCGTTAGGGCTTCATCCTGtcacagaaaaggaaaagaaatgcGGCGCGGTGGAGATTCAAGCTCCGAGATCACATCGGTTCGCTCGGGAGGGAAATGAGACTAATTACCTCGACATGGAGAGGAAAAATATCTTTCATCAATTTTCAAACTGCGCCAAAAATAGCACTCAGGCTGGACCGAGTATTCCTCACAGGTTTCGTTCTTTAACAACATCACCTCGGGGGTTTTGCGGTGGTCCACACGCACCtacacccccctcctccccctccaccgCTTCTTTCCTCCCTGCAGTCACGCGGGCATCTCGTTTAgctcgtgtgtttgtgttggagtgTATCCCGGACGTTTACCTCACTGCCTCCCGCCAGACCCCGCACGAACGTAACAGCATCGTCTAAATGTCCGGGTTAAAATCCATCCGAGTGTTATCTGTATTTCCTTCTTTCCGCTCGCCCCTCCCCTCCGCTGCCTGCTCGTCTTTTCTTCGGCACAGCTTTGACACTGGGTGAAGAACGTATCGTGTTTCCAAACTAAAACCTGCCCTGCGTGATGACAAGGCACGCTGAACGTGCAAGCAACTTGGAGATGCGGCAGAGCGCGCGCACACGCTCGTGGTGCTGATGCTGGGAAGGAGGGGTGGTTGCCTAgagacaggctgcagctccgGATGCTGCAGCAAGGGAAACAACGAAACCAGCGGCTGTATTGGCAGGATACTGGTTAAAAGGAGGCGGCAGGGGTTCCCAGGAAGtgagaacaaacaaaaacaatcaatcatTGTTTGTTaaagtttgactttttaaattaaattaaatttagttTGGCTTATTTTAAGATGTCACTGTAAGTATTACATATAACTTTTAATACAGGTTTTACATGTATCCATCTCACATTTAAACATCTAGACGACATTAAAGGTCTTTCAGTGCATTTTATAGGAAGACTTTACACAGATTAtcactgtttcctttttttattgaacAAGCATCAGGTCTGGAAAGTATACATACAAAATCTTGTGGCGGTGCAGGAAGGCAAAGAGTGTGGAAAAAGCACAAAGGAAAGAAGATACAGGCAATTCAGTGAGAAAATAGCTGTCAGGATCACACAGATGCTACAAACACAGTCATTGTGAATGATCTGATAACTGCCCAAAGACAACTTAGACACAGTTAATGTGTGGTTTTCAGGTATTTACCAGGCACTTTAGAAAAAAGGCAAGACCCACTAAATCAATTCAAAATGAGGTGTGACGTAtgagtgctgctgcttcctaaACATTCACATCCTGTCCTATCACTTGCTTTGCCCATCCTTCTTTCATCTCCTTAATCATCTTCTCATATTGCACTTATCTCTGTTCCTATCCTTCCTATTTCTACATGCTCAATCCAATCATTTATTCAAACAAGGCTTGCCTACCACAGTGTTTGTTTCAGATTCAACACCAGGCGACCAGCATCAGTTCGATTCATTCAAGAGCCTTTTCTTATTTTCTCATTGGATGAAATAAGGGAGTGTCCATGTGATTGCTTTAGGATATTAAATAATTACTGACATCTGTTCCTGCCGATCTTTGTAAATGAATTATAATAATGCCGAGACAATCACAACAGTTTTCAAGGGATGAAAACAACTTAAATGTTTAAAGCTTGACTTTCAGTC contains:
- the LOC114449069 gene encoding protein FAM189A1-like, with amino-acid sequence MPSPSDSSSVASASGSRGWSDSRRGMSGRGPGGARLLLYLGLCHLGLGAMVLAFSFTSMAFTSSARVRQSCPFWAGFFVVASGIVGIISWRKPLTLVVSLFMLLSAVCVILSLAGSMLSCQNAQMVKSMLTCQVEHGLCVCCAPTHPCSITEEETLVLYLNADCHSVRHQLKDLLFSACGLSILSTIICTLSTVTCSIHIFSLDLIHLLAPHRSRSVNPECTTPQDAFLTNIMDFEEFVPPIPPTPYYPPEYTCSSETDAQRYQASI
- the fam189b gene encoding protein FAM189B produces the protein MPSPSDSSSVASASGSRGWSDSRRGMSGRGPGGARLLLYLGLCHLGLGAMVLAFSFTSMAFTSSARVRQSCPFWAGFFVVASGIVGIISWRKPLTLVVSLFMLLSAVCVILSLAGSMLSCQNAQMVKSMLTCQVEHGQCVCCAPTHPCSITEETLVLSLNADCHSVRHQLKDLLFSACGLSILSTIICTLSTVTCSIHIFSLDLIHLLAPHRSRSVNPECTTPQDAFLTNIMDFEEFVPPIPPPPYYPPEYTCSSETDAQSITYNGSMESPVPLYPTDCPPPYEAVMGQRAASQATMFDPHGTELSGERGTSTAFSGEVSMDSGSLLMSEIVDIPDDSSPSEDSCLMEVGLRNQGERGNRTCSEGRDGGDGGDYISFRGPASQTPESPLAGGPRARRFLRGERSNSCSSPSTATTTYRSPVLRRQAMLASSCSQLEAIGSSTSQQQSSIPEIRVRPSTPSNQGAVLASSAPNTSSSSPATEHGNGPPLARQPLYLRRKAGKNEKDGETMRQDSEGFLRLVRSHSEPGLCSSTDTVDFGSGGSKASTDTVPSSEACLLPRTSLPPVAALPRKGSMKTAATGVHIPSKPAPTSPVHIPKDCHRSLGDLKVTRVLVARFLQRSKRNLSPSSEHAGSTVQGPKRRSGADGAATNHLPLEQMLRAPWSASRGHPNHHSHHPHHRGHHHSHSDSRHNRHHSSRAPEGIHLRSCGDLSSSSSASLRRLVAPHGSSGALYSESAL